A region of Chloracidobacterium sp. DNA encodes the following proteins:
- a CDS encoding type IV toxin-antitoxin system AbiEi family antitoxin domain-containing protein, with the protein MNGREKLLEYAKTRKIFRASDVEHELGLSRMYISRLVKEGHLERVGYGLYALVGTEFNENQSILEVAAKAPNGVLCLLSALRFHDLTTQNPFEVWIAVERDSWIPKMDTVRLRPFRFSPRVYEAGIETHTIDGVQVKVYSPAKTIADCFYYQRTVGLDVCLEALRDAWHSRKVRMDELIHYAEVRNVKGTMLPYLNTLS; encoded by the coding sequence ATGAATGGGCGCGAAAAACTTCTTGAATACGCCAAAACGCGAAAAATATTTCGGGCTTCAGATGTCGAACATGAACTCGGACTATCGCGGATGTATATTTCGCGCCTAGTCAAAGAAGGTCACCTCGAACGTGTCGGCTACGGACTATACGCACTTGTCGGTACCGAATTCAACGAAAACCAAAGCATCCTAGAAGTCGCTGCAAAAGCTCCGAATGGTGTGCTCTGTCTTCTTTCGGCTCTACGCTTTCACGATCTGACCACGCAGAATCCCTTCGAGGTCTGGATCGCAGTCGAGCGCGACTCATGGATACCCAAAATGGATACAGTCCGCCTTCGGCCCTTCCGTTTTTCCCCAAGGGTATACGAAGCCGGAATTGAAACGCATACAATCGACGGCGTCCAAGTAAAGGTGTACTCGCCGGCGAAAACGATCGCAGACTGTTTCTATTATCAAAGGACTGTCGGCCTTGATGTATGTCTTGAGGCCCTTCGCGATGCTTGGCACTCACGGAAAGTGAGAATGGACGAACTCATTCATTATGCCGAAGTTCGCAACGTCAAAGGGACGATGCTGCCTTATCTGAACACGCTCTCCTAA
- a CDS encoding nucleotidyl transferase AbiEii/AbiGii toxin family protein, with protein sequence MVKKEIKDIASSVKARLTARAKEQREDVQSVLVRYGVERFLYRLSISPHKDRFLLKGAALFSLWFDAPHRPTKDLDLLGFGSNDIYTLEDKIRSICKVQTEDGLEFLTETVRGEQIRKEEAYQGVRIKFVAKLGQARIPLQVDVGFGDVVTPEPRIADFPTLLEFPAPRLKVYPKETVVAEKFEAMVKLGEANGRLKDFWDLNYMIAEFEFDGELLQSALRATFENRQSPFPTALPIALRDEFAENAVVVARWRAFINRNRIERSKDPSDIIRHVRAFLEPIIKAEVAKNLFSMSWQPGRGWS encoded by the coding sequence ATGGTGAAAAAAGAGATAAAAGACATTGCTTCCTCCGTCAAGGCTCGTCTGACGGCCAGAGCTAAAGAGCAGCGCGAGGATGTCCAGAGCGTCCTCGTACGCTACGGCGTCGAGAGATTTCTTTATCGCCTTAGTATTTCACCACACAAAGACCGATTCCTACTAAAAGGCGCGGCGCTCTTCTCGCTCTGGTTCGACGCACCACATCGGCCCACAAAGGATCTCGATCTCCTGGGATTTGGCTCAAACGACATTTATACACTGGAAGATAAGATCAGATCGATCTGCAAAGTCCAAACTGAGGATGGCCTTGAATTCCTAACGGAGACCGTTCGTGGCGAGCAAATTCGCAAAGAAGAAGCGTATCAAGGAGTTCGAATAAAGTTTGTTGCAAAACTGGGGCAGGCAAGGATACCACTTCAAGTCGATGTTGGCTTTGGCGATGTGGTCACTCCTGAGCCCAGGATCGCGGATTTCCCAACGCTCTTGGAATTCCCGGCTCCGCGTCTTAAGGTCTATCCTAAGGAAACCGTAGTGGCCGAGAAATTCGAAGCGATGGTGAAACTGGGCGAGGCAAACGGACGATTGAAGGATTTTTGGGACCTGAATTACATGATCGCAGAATTCGAATTCGACGGCGAGCTACTTCAGTCTGCGTTGCGTGCGACGTTTGAAAATCGCCAATCCCCCTTCCCGACCGCTTTGCCGATAGCTCTTCGAGATGAGTTTGCCGAGAATGCAGTGGTTGTGGCCCGATGGAGAGCGTTCATCAATCGAAACCGCATCGAACGCTCGAAAGACCCCTCGGATATCATCCGGCACGTTCGAGCTTTTCTCGAACCAATCATCAAAGCCGAAGTAGCCAAGAATCTCTTTTCAATGAGCTGGCAGCCAGGACGGGGTTGGTCATAA